Part of the Triticum dicoccoides isolate Atlit2015 ecotype Zavitan unplaced genomic scaffold, WEW_v2.0 scaffold10278, whole genome shotgun sequence genome, TCCCGAGCGGCAACGATGTCATTCCGCTCGCCGCCGTCGGGACCCGGTACTTCATCTGCGGCCTGCCGGGGCACTGCGCCGGTGGCATGAAGGTACAGGTCAACGTCCAGTCCAAGGTAGTGAGATGCCGAAGGAGAGGGGTGAGGCAGCGGTGCACACAGACAACGCCACAACCGAGCTCGGCAGCTCAGGCTGGTGCTGAGCCTGTACTAGCGCTCGGGCTGGCCGCCCTCGTGGCTGGCTTGACGCTTCTCTGTATGTTGTTGGGATTGCAAAACGTATTGCTCATGTGCaaaggcacgtatatatgatgtataaGAGGTGGGCTGCGACCTCAGCTATAAAATGAACTAGGAGGTGGGCCTAATACACACATATGCACAACgcatatactcaacaccccccgcagtcgaagcggcaccgctgctgacgcaaagactggaccgaaactcgtcaaatgacgccgtaggcaagcccttggttatgatatctgcaaattgttgggaagtagggacgtgtacaacacgaatatggccaagggccacctgttcccgaacaaagTGGATATctaactcaatatgcttggtccgacGATGATGGACCGGGTTGGCGGGGAGGTAGACAGCCgagacgttgtcacagtagaccACCGTAGCACGATTCACAGGACAAGAGAGCTCCTGGAGCAActggcgaagccacgaacactcggcgacgacgttggccaccgcacgatactcagcctcagcactggagcgagagaccgtaggctgccgcttggacgaccatgatatgagtgatggtcCAAGGAAGACACAATAGCTCGAggtggagcgacgagtgtcagggcagcccgcccagtctgcatcggtataggcggtgagggcggtgtcggcAGAGGCGAAGAGCGTGATGCCAAGCTCCATAGTGCCGCAGACGTAGCGAAGAATCCGCTTGACAGCGGCCCAGTGAACATCTcaaggagcatgcatatgaagacacacctgttGTACGGCGTACTGAATCTCCGGTCGAGTTAGAGTGAGATACTGGAGAGCACCAAC contains:
- the LOC119342716 gene encoding mavicyanin-like, with product WDLRTNYTRWTSTIRFYTGDELRFQYPAAAHNVVEVTKTAYDNCSSSSPVATFPSGNDVIPLAAVGTRYFICGLPGHCAGGMKVQVNVQSKVVRCRRRGVRQRCTQTTPQPSSAAQAGAEPVLALGLAALVAGLTLLCMLLGLQNVLLMCKGTYI